The Sardina pilchardus chromosome 5, fSarPil1.1, whole genome shotgun sequence DNA window TGGAAGTTCCATTTGGTAGCCAAATGAGAAAGTTGTCTCCTGTGTCCTGGTGCTAGCTTCGAACTCCACTCCCACTTGGACCTGGTAAAGCCATTGCTTTAGTTTTCCCTCCAATGCACTACGTAGAACTAGACAATAATAAAAAGCCTTTCATAATACCTGTTTATTTGCTCTGTGGTAGTAGCTTGCATGTGCGCCACCCTTCCCAGCATTCAGTGTGGCCACCCAGTTGGGCCCTGGGAAAATGGCACTGATATTATTACAAGGCCTACTACATCACTACACAATACTGCTCTATGTACACTttcaaaacgaatgtgttggaaacaacacaaactgtgctgtccctatctggacacaaagatatgtttaaaaaaaaaaaaaaacacaagttgtgttattttcaacacatatagtgtaataaataacaaaaacaatgtgttgaaagcaacacaaactgtgttgtccctatctgaacACAGATATAGTTATACATTCACTTTAATCATATTGATATGCACTATCACCTGAATATTGGCCAGCTAGAGTGAGGATGCCTCCTTCCTCTGCCCTTCCACGGTGGTACACCAATTCACCCCCCAGAACCAGCTGAGAAGAGACACTCTGGAGGAAGTGTGCCACCATGATGACTGTAGTCCATGAAACACAGAATTGCTACAATCACACAGATTGCTGCTAAAGCTTCCTGTTACCCCTGACCCTTTCCAAATCTAACACAACGTTCTGAAGCCATAGAGTACGCCGTGAGAGAGTGGGACAGGAGTGTTAGGCAGCTCCTTTAGCAATAGAATGCTGCATCCATCTTGTAAGAAGAAATGCTACTGCAGGTCTTTCATTCCATCTGCCATTAGGCTCTATAATACCGCTGTCTTGAAGCACAGCAGTGTTATTTGTCATAATCAATAAATAACTGTGGACCTATTCATATGTACAATGTCTATTATACATGTATCATTTTTGGTTCTCTATTTATGTCCTCTGGTCTGTATAATACTTACATGTATATTTTCATCCTTATAATGTGTACACTATTCTGTTCTTTCCAACTATCTGTTTTTTAATTCTTCTATTGTTTTGTCATGTTATTGCTGGATCCATTTTCCCTGGCTGTTGTAACAAGCAAATTTCCCTGTGGTGGGATTAAATAAAGttgtatcttatcttatctcatCATCAGTGTGCTAACGATGCTACTGGAAACTAACCGgttaaaaaggaaaaaataaaacTTGTTGGGCGACATATCATGTGCTAGCTCTCATACAGAATAAATCACATCCGCAATGTCTTCATTTTTCATGGATTACACTTAGACATTTAAAAGTGTCTGCCAAGTCGCTTTCTCACCTGACTCTCTGAGAATATCTGGGTTTGCCATGGTAACAGCAGCTGTAAAGTCATTTCCTCTGTATTCAGTCTCAAACTGCCATGTAACAAACTGGGACTGTTGGGTCTAATAACATGATAAAAGTCACTGTGAGCATCTTCATTTCAATGGATATATAAAACTGTTGAGGTTAGTAAATTCAGTCAGTAATTTTTCAAACCTGAAAAACAGCTTTGGCCCTTATTCGCTCACTCAGATGCAATAGAGAATGAGCATTTAGGCTCCCTGATGAATCAATTTCACCAATCAGCATGGGGCTGTCCTGAGAGGAAATATTTGAAAGTATATAAAAGCTGTGTCATTCAGGCAAATATGAAAGATAGAACGAAAAACTGATTTCTAATATGATATCTTATTAGAAAGATCTTACCTTGTCTTTActgtcactgtctgtctgtagatATTCTACGTGGAAGCGGTAACATGATGGTGCAATTGCACTCAGGTGAAATGTATGACTAACCTACATTTTGGAGAAAGAAATGATCTAGTTAAATTCAAGCTCACGTGATACAGTAGCTCAGATCTGACCAATACATTGTTGTCCTGATTTTGTGACTTCATTCATACATATGATAATGCAAACACCTTGCAACCAACTTGTTAAGACTCTGAGAACCAACAGACCCAAATACACAACCGATCAAACATACCTTAAAAAAGCTGCTTAGAGTCTTGTTAACAATCATTTTAACACCTTCAATTTGTTGTGGAAATACATCTAGATGTAATAGAAAAGAAAGGTAAAAAATATTGTCAGTATCGAGAGATAGTATTGTCAAAACAAAGTCAATATTTCTGTTATACTCTATGATAACACTGTGTTCATATTCCTTTAAACCCCTGCAACAGAGATGGTAAGCCTATACGTGAAACTTACCTTTACAGCTGCGATGCAAGCCATCAAAGCTTCCTGGGTTGGGAAGCCGGCCATCTCTTCGGTCCCACCTGGAGACGGGTCTGTCCAGGGGAAATGGGGAGTTCTGACGCCCAGGGCGAGATGACAAGGCCAGAACACTGCCCATGGGAACCAACGGACTAAATATGGGAGCCACACACTGTCAGCCCTTCTCTGTAAGAGAAAGACAGGCTACCAGTGGTTGTCTGACACCAGTGATTTGATGTAGACCCAAATATCAGTATCAatcatttataaaaaaaaatatacaacAATATTGTGATGATCTGGTCTTTACATGTAAGATAAGCCTTAGGCTAATAATAGCCTACAAACCTCAACACATCTGTTTATCATGTAGTTACCCTAATTTCCCAATATGAAGCCTATGATCACTGCCTTGACTAAATttcacactgtaaaaaacaacagcaaaacaatCCCACAGCTAGTTCCAAATATCCACTAAGTCATACGTTTCATCTCAAAACAGAGCTTACACAGAATGCAGAAATGTAAATGACAAGTGCAGGCAGGGACTCCTCAGAGGTCGATGGGATACTCAGATATATAAAACGGACATTGTCAACATGCACTTACTGTTCTTCCGATTCACATATATTGCATAACGCTCAGATAAATCCGTTCATGTTCAATGAATAAAATGCATACAATTTAACCCTGCAGAGGTTGTGACATTAAAAGGATGCTGTAAATAGTAATGATAGCGGTGCAACCAGATGTGAAATCCGGCCTGTCTTAGCAAGGAGTCACACGAAATGCTTCCCTCAGGAAACATCGACTGATGTGCTAAGAGTACCACTTAGTTTTTCACCTACAGACCTTGCTCGCTGTACGTTTCAGTCCCTTTAAATATTCCGAAACAACCTAGTTTAGGATAAATTCATGACAAACTGCTCGGAACCAAATTACAGTACACTGTGCTTTCCAGTATTTACATCACATTATCATCTCTTAGTGCTGACGTCACTTTACCACTTTCCTTACCTTCCGCAGCCACCATGGCAGATGAGGCAACTCGGAAAGCTGTGTCAGAGATACCTCTTCTAAAAACTAACTCTGGACCTAGAGACAAAGAGTTGTGGGTTCAGAGACTACGAGAGGAGTACCTGGCCTTGATTAAGGTAAGATTTGATTTTAAAGCTTAAATGCCAGCCATTTATTTCTGATTCATGTTAAagtggctagctagctagctagctagcataaCATTAGCTCTTTGGGCTCGTCAGTCTGTCAGCTGTACAGCGGTCTAACGGTATCCCATCTCATTTCAACATTACTAGTTTGAACTAAAACAAGTCCTCCCAAATTGATTCGATTAAGTGTGTATTTCGATGTTAGTTATTTAACCTGACAGGGCAATATTGTTTGATTAATGTCATTGACTTGCTTGGTAAAACTTGGTAACAGATACAGTTTAAAAGGTAGTTTTAGCACCTGCAGAATACTGTTTTGCCCCCAGAGCCATTTTGAGTGATGTGATATATTATTACTGACGATATAGCTCTCACAGATAACTCTTTCCCTACTACTCAGTATGTAGAAAATAACAAGGCAGCTGACAATGACTGGTTCCGTCTGGAGTCCAATAAAGAAGGCACAAGGTCTGTATCATTAAGTCCATGTCTGTGTCAGAACTGCTAGTTCAGTTCAGATTCGATTCCTGGAAATTGGCGAGCTGGAGAGTTAACCAAACCCTTTCTTGTACATTTTAGATGGTTTGGGAAATGTTGGTTCATTCATGATCTGCTAAAGTATGAATTTGAGGTGGAATTCGATGTAAGTAAACATAAACCTTTTACCTAAATAAGACATAATAGTGTCTTTCATATGGTTGGGATGTTTTCAAGAAAGTTGTTTTCATATGTTACCCAGATTCCTATCACCTATCCTGGAACGGCTCCTGAGGTGGCCTTACCTGAATTGGATGGGAAAACAGCTAAAATGTACAGGTCAGTAGGTAGACTTATAATCTACTTTTAAGTATAATCACTTTTGATTGGTTTATATAAAGATCTACTTACGTAATCCCAGTCATGTCTGAGAATTGATATGGGCCTCTTATATGACAAAAGGCATCAACAAACTTTACAATAATGTTGCCCTTTTAGTAGCCTGTAGTTAAGCCTCTTTCCCCCCTGTAACTTTCAGGGATACATGCATATTAAGTTACAATCCTTGCATATTTGtatgaattgtgtctgcaagctACTCTgacaatgagcaatgatgcacattACTTCTACTGCCTGCATCAGCGGGACTAATCAAGTCGGTGTATCTGATacaggcgggccagaggcgagctacACTGCAATGTTGGAAGTCTGCAAACAATggtcatagtgttatccaattgcgttgaagtctggaatcagtcagagtaaacattggccACAGTGTTGTCCAATTGCTTgtagtgagattttcaaatgcatgcttggtgctgcccctcgagttgggccattacactATTAATGGCCAGACTCTTAATCTGAAAGgttaccagggtctggattttccaggctatgTCTTGGATGCATAAGGatacaattatgaaaataaattcACAACAGTATGTTCTTAGACATTTCTCTCATTcaatactccctctctctctctttctctagggGTGGTAAGATCTGCCTGACAGACCACTTCAAGCCACTGTGGGCAAGAAATGTTCCTAAATTTGGATTGGCTCACCTTATGGCTCTTGGGGTTTGTCTATTTTGCTTCATTCTGTACTGGTATTGACTCAAAGACACTGTGTTCATCATGCCACACCGTACTGTAGATCAGGGGTCCCCCCCACTATATCTGAATATTTAATGTAGAAATTCCTGTTGTGCTTTTCCTCGTCTTTAGCTTGGACCTTGGCTGGCGGTGGAGATCCCAGACCTTATTTCTAAAGGTCTCATCGAACACAAAGAGCAGCAGAATAGTTAAACAGGCCTCCGTGTGACTGATCTCAAGATGGAACACCAACCTAGATGACTGGTATTTGTTCGTAAACCATTCTTAGCCAAGTGGCAGTGTTGACCATTTCTTAGCACGGTTTTTTTTCTCAGGTGCCTCAAACTTTCTTAGTCAACTTTCACTAAATCCTCAAACGGCTCCCATCAAATCAATAGGAATTTTGATCTAATGTTGTCAGTGTCAAGCGGAAAGGTGTATTATTCGTCATCGGTCATGGTGGTTTAGTGTGCAAAAACAGATGGTTATTCACACGGGACCAGCTTCATTTAGTCTGTTGGTACTTGTAAATGTCTCTTGAAAGTGTTCATGTGTTCACTTAATTATTCaaaagaccttttttttttacattcaccagattttattttaatttcaataaGGTCATGAAACTGTAAAAATGTAAATTATGATGTAAGGATGGTTATATCCATGGCGAGACCTATGATATAATAAATTACCTGTATTGCAAAGAAGAAAGTATGTTTGGACTGGAAATTACTCCTATGTTTCAAACATTTCAGGCCAATATACTTCAAGATTGAATATAACTTGATATTTTGTATATTTGACTATATTTAGAACCTCCAATAAGTAATGACATGTTTGACATCTATTgcataatgaatgaatgtatcaGATACCATAGCAACTTTTCATCTGATCAACTCACATTAACAACAGATCTATTAAACAATATTGCTAGATGACCATCCTATGGCTTTTATCGAATATCTGGAGCATCTGCTATTGAAGGTTCAAAGGCGCAAAATGGCCAGAAACAAAGAACTTGTGTTGTTGTGAAGAAGTACCTGTAAAACCCTAATATCATCAAGAAAAGAGGTGACTTCCAGATGGCTAGAAGACAAAgcaaaatcatatctccaactGGCCAATAAAAAAGAAGATTAGGAAATAGAACACATATAAAAGAGGAAATCTGGAAATAACCTCATGAACAGACGAATCTAAGGTGTTCAGATCACACAAAAAAGAACCTTTGTGAGGCGCTAATCAAATAGCCTACTAGAAGAGTGTTTGAACTACTAAGAATGTGATGGTCTGGGGGTGCACTGGTGGTGAAGGTGTGAAATTTGTTTTACGAGACACAAGGAATCCTCTAACTATCACTCCAGTTTGTAACCTTATGCCACACTCTGTGAACAGGGCTTAGAAAACCTTTTTCGCAAGCTATTGTGATGAAATAGTAGAGCAAGCACAGTAAATGCTATAGAGccttagtctggttttcaccatactaagctcaatctcttaagactgaacattagtctggcgaggctgcgctttgttgtCGCTTTGTttgtcgcttaagtttcgttatcgtcacgtcaccggccaatagcgtgccaggactcgagtatggccgtttctgattggagccaaaggttctggcagcaaacagaggaaaaagatctggtttccagcctgagctgccgggcgaaattcaaattccccggaagttcaggcagggttcacccagcctaataaAGCCTATAAATCACACGACAAAAAGTAAATTGTAAAACTTTTCATTTGAGCTCTCTCTCATTATACACATGAGTCAAAGAAGTCATAAAATCAGAACAGTCTGACATTTTCAGAGATATGGCTTACTATACAAGATGTCCCCACGCCCAGACAGAAAAATGACATGCATTTTGCAAAATGACAATGCATTTTTACAAACATTAATACAACATTGATTGACTGTCAGTTAAATCACATCTCCAGCAGCAAATGGGATTTTCACATCCTCTGAAGTTTGCATACAAAACAAGCTTCCAtccccatataaggagatctggtatgTTGTGAATTTTTTTCTTATGGGAAAATAACTTCAGAGTCTATTATGGCTTGACCAGGCAGACATGTTTGGCCATGAGGATACAGATCTTCTGTCCACATCCCCAACATGATTGCACGGCATGAGCAGGATCATTTGTTCTCTTGCATAAGATACAGGCTCCTTGGCCAGAGGGCTGATTAGTAGATTGATTACTTCTCTGAGATATCAACTGGCGAAGGTCAGCTAAAATAGTGGTATTGGGTGCAACAGCAATATCAGACACCTTAACCCTGTTTGGGTCCCAAATGCAATCCTCCTCAAGGCCACTTGGAACAGCTTTCATTCCACAATTCGGGGGCACCCATGCAGTGTCGTAGCCCTGACTGTGCCAGGTTTTTTGCATGGGGTGATGGTCTTTGTCGATGCGTTTCACCTTCCCAATATCAACTTGCAACTTCAGCACCACCTTGTCAGAGACATGGTTATTCAAAGGGTAGCGCTGTGCTTTCTTCTGGTCACGGCTCACGTAAACACCAGGACCCAGCATTCCATCTGCAGACTGCTTGAAGCCATTCTGAATTATCTGACGGGCAACTTGGACACTGGTGCCATGGTACATTGTGTAAAGTCTGCCCGATTTAGCCTCTTTACCAGCTCCCAGATAGTGGTCACCATCATACTCAACTTCCCAACCACAGAAAGTGACCTTGGACATTATTTCACTTTACTGATGATGAAACTCTGAATAtggggagacagacagcctaTTGAACAAAATAGATACTATCATACAGTACGTTGATGgaacaaaaaaatgtgtttatagTGTTCTGTGTGAAATCCAACGTAGGTCTAAGAGATCACAGACAATAAGATAATAAACAATTAGCAGTATGCGTTCGGTGTACATGAATAGGCAT harbors:
- the si:dkey-71l1.1 gene encoding mitochondrial import receptor subunit TOM40B, which encodes MGSVLALSSRPGRQNSPFPLDRPVSRWDRRDGRLPNPGSFDGLHRSCKDVFPQQIEGVKMIVNKTLSSFFKVSHTFHLSAIAPSCYRFHVEYLQTDSDSKDKDSPMLIGEIDSSGSLNAHSLLHLSERIRAKAVFQTQQSQFVTWQFETEYRGNDFTAAVTMANPDILRESVIMVAHFLQSVSSQLVLGGELVYHRGRAEEGGILTLAGQYSGPNWVATLNAGKGGAHASYYHRANKQVQVGVEFEASTRTQETTFSFGYQMELPEANMVFRGMLDSRCIIGGVLEKRLYPLPATLIMGAFVNHRGDKLQVGLGVNVG
- the ufc1 gene encoding ubiquitin-fold modifier-conjugating enzyme 1; the encoded protein is MADEATRKAVSEIPLLKTNSGPRDKELWVQRLREEYLALIKYVENNKAADNDWFRLESNKEGTRWFGKCWFIHDLLKYEFEVEFDIPITYPGTAPEVALPELDGKTAKMYRGGKICLTDHFKPLWARNVPKFGLAHLMALGLGPWLAVEIPDLISKGLIEHKEQQNS
- the gig2p gene encoding grass carp reovirus (GCRV)-induced gene 2p gives rise to the protein MSKVTFCGWEVEYDGDHYLGAGKEAKSGRLYTMYHGTSVQVARQIIQNGFKQSADGMLGPGVYVSRDQKKAQRYPLNNHVSDKVVLKLQVDIGKVKRIDKDHHPMQKTWHSQGYDTAWVPPNCGMKAVPSGLEEDCIWDPNRVKVSDIAVAPNTTILADLRQLISQRSNQSTNQPSGQGACILCKRTNDPAHAVQSCWGCGQKICILMAKHVCLVKP